Proteins from a genomic interval of Quercus robur chromosome 9, dhQueRobu3.1, whole genome shotgun sequence:
- the LOC126698309 gene encoding BAG family molecular chaperone regulator 1, giving the protein MMRMKTKTTGLGPMNGSSAGGGGGGAEPGGAANEWELRPGGMLVQKRTSESDRNSVPAPTIRVRVKYGSIYHEINISSQATFGELKKMLSGPTGLHHQDQKLLYKDKERDSNAFLDMAGVKDRSKIVVMEDPISQEKRYLEMRRNAKMEKASKSISEISLEVDRLAGQVSAMETIINKGGKVVETDVLTLTELLMNQLLKLDGIMADGDVKLQRKMQVKRVQKYVETLDMLKVKNSMATSNGIQKPIQNHQRQSNGHRLVPIHEHSNGQRLTPILEQQPRHSIGHSPVHQQLQQQQARHSTSGVVVTTKWETFDSTPALIPVSSSTTASAPNNSVQPKFNWEFFE; this is encoded by the exons ATGATGAGAATGAAGACTAAGACCACAGGACTTGGACCAATGAATGGTAGCTccgctggtggtggtggtggtggagctGAGCCAGGAGGCGCAGCTAATGAGTGGGAGCTAAGGCCAGGAGGAATGTTGGTTCAGAAACGAACCTCGGAGTCTGATCGAAACTCGGTTCCGGCACCGACAATTAGAGTTAGGGTTAAATACGGGTCAATCTACCATGAAATCAATATTAGTTCTCAAGCTACATTTG GAGAGTTGAAGAAAATGTTGTCCGGGCCAACAGGGTTACACCATCAAGATCAAAAGCTGCTATACAAAGATAAAGAGAGGGATTCAAATGCGTTCCTAGACATGGCTGGGGTGAAGGACCGATCGAAGATTGTGGTCATGGAGGACCCTATTAGTCAAGAAAAACGATACCTCGAGATGAGACGAAATGCGAAAATGGAAAAGGCATCAAAATCTATCTCAGAAATCAGCTTGGAGGTCGATAGACTTGCTGGACAG GTGTCGGCTATGGAAACTATAATTAATAAAGGTGGAAAAGTTGTGGAAACCGATGTGCTTACTCTTACTGAGCTATTGATGAATCAGTTGCTTAAATTAGATGGAATTATGGCTGATGGAGATGTGAAATTGCAAAGAAAAATGCAG GTGAAAAGAGTGCAAAAGTATGTTGAAACTCTAGATATGTTGAAGGTTAAAAACTCCATGGCCACCAGCAATGGAATTCAAAAACCAATTCAGAATCATCAGAGGCAATCTAATGGGCACAGACTCGTGCCGATCCACGAGCATTCCAATGGGCAAAGACTAACACCAATTCTAGAGCAGCAGCCAAGGCATTCAATTGGGCATTCGCCAGTGCATCAGCAGCTACAACAGCAGCAAGCAAGGCATTCGACATCAGGGGTAGTTGTTACAACCAAATGGGAGACATTTGATTCTACCCCTGCATTAATTCCAGTCTCTTCATCCACGACTGCCTCAGCCCCCAATAACTCAGTCCAACCTAAGTTCAATTGGGAATTCTTCGAGTAA